A section of the Clostridium sp. TW13 genome encodes:
- a CDS encoding CBM21 domain-containing protein translates to MKFSKKVLSFITSVLVLTSAATFANGVSAKAATTDKPVELYYTKVVHDDAPAVAHYAGYIAVKNLSYDKKVIVHYNYTSLSQASNIWYTADASYVKNNTSDGNEVWKFETPSVYTNYGGLGDIQYYIEYDVNGQAFYDNNDGKNYKSSDFGASRPYVTSISGYARNDGSEYLSCYVATKKSVNPEAVRIRYTQDDWATYKEVDLTKSTNVYFNADSDSWIIDIPILSGKPVKFAAYYVVNGVQHWDNNLGDNYYFSF, encoded by the coding sequence ATGAAATTTTCAAAAAAAGTTCTTAGTTTCATTACTTCAGTTTTAGTTTTAACTAGTGCAGCTACCTTTGCAAATGGGGTGTCTGCTAAAGCAGCTACAACTGATAAGCCTGTTGAGTTATATTACACAAAGGTAGTTCATGATGATGCTCCAGCAGTAGCACATTATGCTGGATATATTGCTGTAAAAAATCTTTCTTATGATAAAAAGGTTATAGTTCATTACAACTATACTTCTCTTTCTCAAGCAAGCAATATATGGTACACTGCAGATGCAAGTTATGTAAAGAATAATACTTCAGATGGTAATGAAGTTTGGAAATTTGAGACACCATCTGTATATACTAATTATGGTGGTTTGGGAGATATTCAATATTATATTGAATACGATGTAAATGGACAAGCTTTCTATGATAACAATGATGGTAAAAACTATAAATCAAGTGATTTTGGTGCAAGTAGACCTTATGTAACTAGCATTTCAGGATATGCAAGAAACGATGGTTCAGAATATTTATCTTGTTATGTTGCAACTAAAAAATCAGTAAATCCTGAAGCTGTTAGAATACGTTATACTCAAGATGATTGGGCTACTTATAAAGAGGTAGATTTAACTAAATCAACTAATGTATACTTTAACGCTGATTCAGATTCATGGATTATAGACATTCCAATTTTATCTGGAAAGCCAGTAAAGTTTGCTGCCTATTATGTTGTAAATGGAGTTCAACACTGGGATAATAACCTAGGAGATAACTACTATTTTAGTTTCTAA